In one window of Azotobacter salinestris DNA:
- a CDS encoding tryptophan--tRNA ligase: MTTRILTGITTTGTPHLGNYAGAIRPAIVASRDPHADSFYFLADYHALIKCDDPERIQRSRLEIAATWLACGLDAERTTFYRQSDIPEITELTWLLTCVTAKGLLNRAHAYKAAVDKNLEIGEDPDAGVTMGLFSYPVLMAADILMFNANKVPVGRDQIQHVEMARDIGQRFNHLFGRGRELFALPEAVIEEEVATLPGLDGRKMSKSYDNTIPLFGSSRQLKDAIARIVTDSREPGEPKNPDGSHLFTLYQAFATPEQLAEFRADLLAGLAWGEAKQRLFLLLENELGEARERYQALIARPLDLEDILFAGATKARRIATPFLGELREAVGLRSFRSDVRSQVASGKKKAAKTARFVSFREPDGMFRFRFLAADGEELLLSRPFEDPKAVGRISQQLIALGADALELRADEGAQFSLWLDGECMADSPVYADPDALEAAMLRLREAIAGLAD, translated from the coding sequence ATGACCACTCGAATCCTCACGGGTATCACCACTACCGGCACTCCGCACCTTGGCAACTACGCCGGCGCCATCCGGCCGGCGATCGTCGCCAGTCGTGATCCTCATGCCGACTCGTTCTATTTCCTCGCCGACTATCACGCGCTGATCAAGTGCGACGATCCGGAGCGCATTCAGCGTTCGCGTCTGGAAATCGCTGCCACTTGGCTGGCCTGCGGGCTCGATGCGGAGAGGACCACCTTCTACCGTCAGTCGGACATCCCCGAGATCACAGAGCTGACTTGGCTGCTCACCTGCGTGACGGCCAAGGGGCTGCTCAATCGCGCGCACGCCTACAAGGCCGCGGTGGACAAGAATCTGGAAATCGGCGAAGACCCCGATGCCGGTGTGACCATGGGCCTGTTCAGCTATCCGGTGCTGATGGCGGCAGACATCCTGATGTTCAACGCGAACAAGGTGCCGGTCGGCCGCGACCAGATCCAGCACGTGGAAATGGCGCGTGATATCGGGCAGCGCTTCAATCACCTGTTCGGCCGGGGCCGGGAGCTCTTCGCTCTGCCGGAGGCGGTGATCGAGGAGGAGGTTGCCACCTTGCCGGGACTCGACGGTCGCAAGATGTCGAAGAGTTATGACAATACCATCCCGCTGTTTGGTTCGAGCCGTCAACTGAAGGACGCCATTGCCCGCATTGTCACCGACTCGCGGGAACCGGGCGAGCCGAAGAATCCGGACGGCTCCCATCTGTTCACGCTCTACCAGGCGTTCGCCACACCCGAGCAGCTTGCCGAATTCCGTGCTGACCTGCTGGCCGGTCTCGCCTGGGGCGAGGCCAAGCAGCGCCTGTTCCTGTTGCTGGAAAATGAATTGGGCGAGGCGCGCGAGCGCTACCAAGCGCTGATTGCGAGACCGCTCGACTTGGAGGACATTCTTTTCGCTGGTGCGACCAAGGCGCGCAGGATCGCCACTCCTTTTCTCGGCGAGCTGCGCGAGGCGGTTGGACTGCGCTCGTTCCGTAGCGACGTGCGCAGTCAGGTTGCCAGTGGCAAGAAGAAAGCGGCGAAAACCGCTCGTTTCGTCAGTTTTCGCGAGCCCGACGGAATGTTTCGTTTCCGTTTTCTGGCTGCCGATGGCGAGGAGTTGCTGCTGTCGCGGCCGTTTGAAGATCCCAAGGCCGTGGGGCGGATCAGCCAGCAACTGATTGCCCTGGGGGCGGATGCGCTCGAGCTGCGTGCCGACGAGGGCGCTCAGTTCAGTCTCTGGCTGGATGGCGAATGCATGGCCGACAGCCCGGTGTATGCCGATCCGGATGCCTTGGAGGCAGCCATGCTGCGTCTGCGGGAAGCGATTGCAGGGCTTGCCGACTGA
- a CDS encoding alpha/beta hydrolase, whose translation MSNRENSLFIDGPCGPLEALYLELPQPRGLALLCHPNPVKGGTMLNKVVSTLQRTARDAGYSTLRFNYRGVGASAGSHDMGSGEVDDAEAVVRWVRGQLPQLPLNLFGFSFGGYVALNLAERLAAQGGLPERIFLIAPAVMRLENEAMAPPQGSRLTVIQPEQDEVVSPQLVYDWSAALQCPHELLKVAECGHFFHGKLGELKDLVSSRL comes from the coding sequence TTGTCGAATCGTGAAAACTCTCTGTTCATCGATGGACCATGCGGTCCCCTCGAAGCGCTCTACCTCGAATTGCCACAGCCTCGCGGCCTGGCTCTGCTCTGTCACCCCAATCCGGTGAAGGGCGGGACCATGTTGAACAAGGTTGTCTCCACCCTGCAGCGCACCGCCCGGGATGCCGGTTACAGTACGCTGCGCTTCAACTATCGGGGTGTCGGTGCCAGCGCAGGTAGTCACGACATGGGAAGTGGCGAGGTGGATGATGCCGAAGCCGTCGTTCGATGGGTACGTGGGCAGTTGCCGCAGCTGCCCCTGAATCTGTTCGGCTTTTCCTTCGGTGGCTATGTTGCGCTCAATCTGGCGGAGCGCCTGGCTGCTCAGGGGGGACTGCCGGAACGGATATTCCTGATTGCGCCGGCGGTGATGCGCCTGGAGAACGAGGCCATGGCTCCACCACAGGGCAGCCGCCTGACGGTCATCCAGCCGGAACAGGATGAGGTAGTCAGTCCGCAGCTGGTCTACGACTGGTCCGCAGCCCTGCAGTGCCCCCATGAGTTGCTGAAAGTGGCAGAATGTGGGCATTTCTTCCATGGCAAGCTGGGCGAGTTGAAGGACTTGGTCAGTTCACGCCTTTGA
- a CDS encoding YhcB family protein, which produces MEQTLMAWLLPALTLLVGITIGFVAARLLSSEAPSRTQRQLDELQERFDTYQSEVVTHFNTTANLVKKLTQSYSEIQEHLSEGASRLALDELTRQRLLATLQNEENLGNHERLSSATAPEAPKDYAPKLADAPGMLDEQFGLKGRH; this is translated from the coding sequence GTGGAACAGACGCTCATGGCTTGGTTGCTACCGGCCCTCACCCTGCTCGTCGGTATCACCATCGGCTTCGTCGCCGCTCGTCTATTGTCCAGTGAGGCTCCCAGCCGGACGCAGCGCCAGCTGGACGAACTGCAGGAGCGCTTCGACACCTATCAGAGCGAAGTGGTCACTCACTTCAATACCACCGCAAACTTGGTGAAGAAGCTCACCCAGAGCTATTCGGAGATCCAGGAGCATCTGTCCGAGGGCGCTAGCCGTCTCGCGCTCGACGAACTGACCCGCCAGCGCTTGCTCGCCACGCTGCAGAACGAGGAAAACCTCGGCAATCATGAGCGCCTGTCCAGTGCGACAGCGCCCGAAGCCCCCAAGGATTATGCCCCCAAGCTCGCCGATGCCCCCGGCATGCTGGACGAACAGTTCGGCCTGAAGGGTAGGCACTGA
- the cysN gene encoding sulfate adenylyltransferase subunit CysN, which translates to MSHQSELISEDILAYLAQHERKELLRFLTCGNVDDGKSTLIGRLLHDSKMIYEDHLEAITRDSKKVGTTGDEVDLALLVDGLQAEREQGITIDVAYRYFSTAKRKFIIADTPGHEQYTRNMATGASTCDLAIILIDARYGVQTQTRRHSFIASLLGIRHIVVAVNKMDLMDFDQAVFERIQADYLQFAERLGLKPSSLHFVPMSALKGDNVVNRSERAPWYQGPSLMEILETVEIAADRNLADMRFPVQYVNRPNLNFRGFAGTLASGIVHKGDEVAVLPSGKISRVRSIVTYDGELEQAIPGQAITLTLEDEIDVSRGDMLVHADNRPQVTDGFEAMLVWMAEEPMLPGKKYDIKRATSYVPGNIVGIEHRIDVNTLERAPASELKLNEIARVRISLDAPIALDGYGYNRTTGAFIVIDRLTNGTVGAGMIVAEPLSGQNAGSHHGRLAHVSAGERAARFGQQPATVLFTGLSGAGKSTLAYALERKLFDMGRAVYVLDGQNLRHDLNKGLSLDRAGRAENWRRAAQVARQFNEAGLLTLAAFVAPDAAGRAQARASIGAERLITVYVQASPLLCRERDPQGLYASGSEHIPGESFPYDIPLDADLVIDTQRLSVEEGVKQVLELLRSRGVL; encoded by the coding sequence ATGTCGCATCAATCCGAACTGATCAGCGAGGACATCCTCGCCTACCTGGCCCAGCACGAACGCAAGGAGCTGCTGCGCTTTCTCACCTGCGGCAACGTCGACGACGGCAAGAGCACCCTGATCGGTCGCCTTTTGCACGACTCGAAGATGATCTACGAGGATCATCTGGAGGCGATCACCCGTGACTCGAAAAAGGTCGGCACCACCGGTGACGAGGTCGATCTGGCGCTGCTGGTCGACGGCCTGCAGGCCGAGCGCGAGCAGGGCATCACCATCGACGTGGCCTACCGCTATTTCAGCACCGCCAAGCGCAAGTTCATCATCGCCGACACGCCCGGTCACGAGCAGTACACCCGCAACATGGCCACCGGGGCGTCCACCTGCGACCTGGCGATCATTCTCATCGATGCCCGCTACGGCGTGCAGACCCAGACCCGCCGGCACAGCTTCATCGCCTCGCTGCTGGGTATCCGGCACATCGTGGTCGCGGTCAACAAGATGGATTTGATGGATTTCGACCAAGCAGTCTTCGAGCGCATCCAGGCCGATTATCTGCAGTTTGCAGAGCGTCTTGGCCTCAAGCCGAGTTCGCTGCATTTCGTGCCGATGTCCGCGCTCAAGGGCGACAACGTGGTCAACCGGAGTGAGCGGGCGCCCTGGTACCAGGGGCCGTCGCTGATGGAAATCCTCGAAACTGTCGAGATCGCCGCCGACCGCAACCTGGCCGACATGCGTTTTCCGGTACAGTACGTCAACCGGCCGAATCTCAACTTCCGCGGCTTCGCCGGTACCCTGGCCAGCGGCATCGTGCACAAGGGCGACGAGGTCGCCGTGCTGCCGTCGGGCAAGATCAGTCGGGTACGCTCGATCGTCACCTATGATGGCGAGTTGGAGCAGGCAATTCCCGGCCAGGCGATCACCCTGACCCTCGAGGACGAGATCGACGTGTCGCGCGGCGACATGCTGGTGCATGCCGACAACCGCCCGCAGGTCACCGATGGCTTCGAGGCCATGCTGGTATGGATGGCCGAGGAGCCGATGCTTCCGGGCAAGAAGTACGACATCAAGCGTGCCACCAGCTACGTGCCGGGCAACATCGTCGGCATCGAACACCGTATCGACGTCAACACCCTCGAGCGCGCACCGGCCAGCGAGCTGAAGCTCAACGAAATCGCCCGTGTGCGGATCAGTCTGGACGCGCCCATCGCCCTCGATGGCTATGGGTACAACCGGACCACCGGTGCCTTCATCGTCATCGATCGGCTGACCAACGGCACCGTCGGTGCCGGCATGATCGTCGCCGAGCCGCTGTCCGGACAGAACGCCGGCAGCCATCATGGACGGCTTGCTCATGTCAGCGCCGGGGAGCGTGCCGCGCGCTTCGGCCAGCAGCCGGCTACGGTGCTGTTCACTGGACTGTCCGGCGCCGGCAAGAGCACCTTGGCCTATGCTCTGGAGCGCAAGCTATTCGACATGGGGCGCGCGGTTTACGTGCTGGATGGACAGAACCTGCGCCACGATCTGAACAAGGGCCTGTCGCTGGATCGCGCCGGACGAGCCGAGAACTGGCGGCGTGCCGCCCAGGTAGCCCGCCAGTTCAACGAGGCCGGGCTCTTGACCCTGGCCGCCTTCGTCGCTCCGGATGCCGCGGGGCGTGCCCAGGCGCGGGCGTCGATCGGTGCCGAGCGCCTGATCACCGTCTACGTACAGGCTTCGCCGCTGCTCTGTCGCGAGCGCGATCCGCAGGGGCTGTACGCTTCGGGTAGCGAGCATATCCCCGGTGAATCCTTCCCCTACGACATACCGCTGGATGCCGATCTGGTGATCGATACCCAACGTCTCTCGGTGGAGGAGGGCGTGAAGCAGGTGCTCGAGCTGCTGCGCAGTCGCGGCGTCCTTTAA
- the cysD gene encoding sulfate adenylyltransferase subunit CysD: MADKLTHLKQLEAESIHIIREVAAEFDNPVMLYSIGKDSAVMLHLARKAFFPGKLPFPVMHVDTQWKFQEMYKFRDRMVAEMGLELITHVNPDGVAQGINPFTHGSAKHTDIMKTEGLKQALDKYGFDAAFGGARRDEEKSRAKERVYSFRDSKHRWDPKNQRPELWNIYNGKVKKGESIRVFPLSNWTELDIWQYIYLEQIPIVPLYFAAEREVIEKNGTLIMIDDDRILEHLSEEEKARIQKKMVRFRTLGCYPLTGAVESTAATLPDIIQEMLLTRTSERQGRVIDHDGAGSMEEKKRQGYF, encoded by the coding sequence ATGGCCGACAAACTGACGCATCTGAAGCAGCTGGAGGCGGAAAGCATCCATATCATCCGTGAAGTGGCCGCCGAGTTCGACAACCCGGTGATGCTGTATTCCATCGGCAAAGACTCCGCCGTGATGCTGCATCTGGCGCGCAAGGCATTCTTCCCGGGTAAGCTGCCTTTCCCGGTGATGCATGTCGACACCCAGTGGAAGTTCCAGGAAATGTACAAGTTTCGCGACAGGATGGTCGCGGAAATGGGCTTGGAGCTGATCACCCACGTCAACCCCGACGGGGTGGCGCAGGGCATCAACCCGTTCACCCACGGCAGTGCCAAGCACACCGATATCATGAAGACCGAGGGCCTCAAGCAGGCGCTGGACAAGTACGGCTTCGATGCCGCCTTCGGTGGTGCCCGGCGTGACGAGGAAAAATCCCGAGCCAAGGAGCGCGTGTATTCGTTCCGTGACAGCAAGCATCGCTGGGATCCGAAAAACCAGCGCCCCGAGCTGTGGAACATCTACAACGGCAAGGTGAAGAAGGGCGAGTCGATCCGCGTGTTTCCGCTGTCCAACTGGACCGAGCTGGACATCTGGCAGTACATCTATCTGGAGCAGATCCCCATCGTGCCGCTGTACTTCGCCGCCGAGCGCGAAGTCATCGAAAAGAACGGCACCTTGATCATGATCGATGACGATCGCATTCTGGAACACCTCTCCGAGGAGGAAAAGGCGCGCATCCAGAAGAAGATGGTGCGTTTCCGCACCCTCGGCTGCTACCCGCTGACCGGCGCCGTGGAGTCCACCGCCGCCACCCTGCCGGACATCATCCAGGAGATGCTCCTGACCCGCACGTCCGAACGCCAAGGCCGGGTCATCGATCACGATGGCGCCGGTTCGATGGAAGAAAAGAAACGTCAGGGCTACTTCTAA
- a CDS encoding Nif3-like dinuclear metal center hexameric protein — translation MAAALSELVKEADRYLAAGGMTDYCPNGLQVEGRPWVARIISGVTASQALLDAAVEAGADLVLVHHGYFWRNENPCIVGSKRRRLHTLLNNDISLLAYHLPLDVHPEVGNNMQLGRRLGLQVEGPLEPGNPRSVGLIGCLAAPVTAQEFARQVHLALDRQPLLIEADRPIHRIAWCTGAAQGYIEQAIAAGVDAYLTGEVSEATVHSARENGISFLAAGHHATERYGVQALGEYLARIFGIEHLFVDCANPV, via the coding sequence ATGGCCGCTGCCCTGTCCGAGCTGGTGAAGGAAGCCGACCGCTATCTGGCGGCGGGCGGCATGACCGATTATTGCCCGAACGGCCTGCAAGTCGAGGGGCGCCCTTGGGTCGCCAGAATCATCAGTGGCGTGACGGCCAGCCAGGCGCTGCTCGATGCGGCGGTCGAGGCCGGGGCGGATCTGGTGCTGGTCCATCACGGCTATTTCTGGCGCAACGAGAATCCCTGCATCGTCGGCAGCAAGCGGCGTCGGCTGCACACCCTGCTGAACAACGACATCAGCCTGCTGGCTTACCATCTGCCGCTGGACGTGCACCCCGAGGTGGGCAACAACATGCAACTGGGCAGGCGCCTCGGGCTACAGGTGGAAGGGCCGCTGGAGCCGGGCAATCCACGCTCGGTCGGTCTGATCGGCTGCCTGGCCGCGCCGGTCACCGCGCAGGAGTTCGCCCGCCAAGTGCATCTGGCGCTGGATCGCCAGCCCCTGCTGATCGAGGCCGACCGGCCGATCCATCGCATCGCCTGGTGTACCGGGGCCGCACAGGGCTATATCGAACAGGCGATCGCCGCCGGCGTCGATGCCTATCTGACTGGCGAGGTTTCCGAGGCCACCGTGCATAGCGCCCGGGAAAATGGCATCAGCTTCCTTGCGGCAGGGCACCATGCCACCGAACGCTATGGTGTGCAGGCCTTGGGTGAATACCTGGCTCGGATCTTCGGCATCGAGCACCTGTTCGTCGATTGTGCCAATCCGGTCTGA
- the algW gene encoding Do family serine endopeptidase AlgW, producing the protein MLKALRFLGWPLAVGVLLALLIIQRYPEWVGLPRQIADEQQQLPRSLLSPQGPVSYANAVSSAAPAVANLYTTKVVKRPSQPLFDDPLLQQYFGNSLPSQRRLESSLGSAVIMRRDGYLLTNNHVTAGADQIVVALRDGREVLARVIGHDSETDLAVLKIDLDELPVMHLGRSDSIRIGDVALAIGNPFGVGQTVTMGIISATGRNQLGLNTYEDFIQTDAAINPGNSGGALIDANGNLIGINTAIFSKSGGSQGIGFAIPAKLALEVMEEIIKHGQVIRGWLGLEVQPLTKELAESFGLDGRPGIVVAGIYRDGPAQRAGLQPGDLIVSIDGQPATDGRHAMNQVAQTRPGETIDIEVLRNGQALTLTAEIGLRPPPTAVQP; encoded by the coding sequence ATGCTAAAGGCCCTGCGTTTTCTTGGCTGGCCCCTGGCGGTCGGAGTGCTGCTGGCCCTGCTGATCATCCAGCGCTATCCGGAGTGGGTCGGCCTGCCCCGGCAGATTGCCGATGAACAGCAACAACTGCCCCGCTCCCTCCTTTCACCACAAGGTCCCGTCTCCTACGCCAATGCCGTGAGCAGCGCCGCGCCAGCAGTGGCCAACCTCTACACCACCAAGGTCGTCAAGAGGCCGAGCCAGCCGCTGTTCGACGACCCACTGCTGCAACAGTACTTCGGCAACTCGCTGCCCAGTCAGCGGCGTCTGGAGTCCAGCCTGGGCTCCGCAGTGATCATGCGCCGGGATGGCTACCTGCTGACCAACAACCATGTCACCGCAGGTGCCGACCAGATCGTCGTCGCCCTGCGGGATGGACGGGAAGTTCTCGCCCGGGTGATCGGCCACGACTCGGAAACCGACCTGGCCGTACTCAAGATAGATCTGGACGAACTGCCGGTCATGCATCTTGGACGCTCCGACAGCATTCGTATCGGCGACGTCGCCCTGGCCATCGGCAACCCCTTCGGCGTCGGCCAGACCGTGACCATGGGCATCATCAGCGCCACTGGGCGCAACCAGCTAGGCCTGAACACTTACGAGGACTTCATACAGACCGATGCGGCGATCAATCCGGGCAACTCGGGCGGCGCGCTGATTGATGCCAACGGCAATCTGATCGGCATCAATACCGCCATCTTCTCCAAGTCGGGCGGCTCCCAAGGCATCGGCTTCGCGATTCCGGCGAAGCTGGCCCTGGAGGTGATGGAGGAGATCATCAAGCACGGACAGGTGATTCGCGGCTGGCTCGGGCTCGAAGTGCAGCCGCTGACCAAGGAACTGGCCGAATCCTTCGGCCTGGACGGCCGTCCGGGCATCGTGGTCGCCGGCATCTATCGGGATGGCCCCGCACAGCGCGCCGGCCTGCAACCGGGCGACCTGATCGTCAGCATCGATGGCCAACCGGCCACCGACGGTCGACATGCCATGAACCAGGTCGCTCAGACCCGACCGGGAGAAACCATCGATATCGAGGTCCTGCGCAACGGCCAGGCTCTGACCCTGACCGCCGAGATCGGCCTGCGCCCACCACCCACCGCGGTGCAGCCGTAG
- the hisC gene encoding histidinol-phosphate transaminase, translating into MSKFWSPFVKNLVPYVPGEQPKMSRLVKLNTNENPYGPSPRAIAAMQAELNDSLRLYPDPNGERLKQAIADYYGVQSNQVFVGNGSDEVLAHIFHGLFQHGRPLLFPDVTYSFYPVYCGLYGIPFETVALDKEFRIRIEDYARPNGGIIFPNPNAPTGCLLPLESIERLLEGNPDSVVVVDEAYVDFGGETAISLVDRHDNLLVTQTLSKSRSLAGLRVGLAVGHSELIEALERIKNSFNSYPLDRMAIAGAAAAFEDRAYFEQTCRQVIASRGQLVGELQHLGFEVLPSAANFIFARHPERDAEELAAGLREQGVIVRHFKQERIRQFLRITVGTPEQNQALIDVLETLC; encoded by the coding sequence GTGAGCAAATTCTGGAGCCCCTTCGTCAAGAACCTGGTGCCCTATGTGCCGGGCGAGCAGCCGAAGATGAGCAGGCTGGTCAAGCTCAATACCAATGAAAATCCCTACGGGCCGTCGCCGCGGGCGATCGCAGCCATGCAGGCCGAACTGAACGATAGTCTGCGCCTGTATCCGGATCCAAACGGCGAGCGCCTGAAGCAGGCAATTGCCGACTACTACGGAGTACAGAGCAACCAGGTGTTTGTCGGCAATGGCTCCGACGAGGTACTGGCGCATATCTTCCATGGGCTGTTTCAGCATGGCCGGCCATTGCTGTTCCCCGACGTGACCTACAGCTTCTATCCGGTCTACTGCGGCCTGTACGGGATTCCTTTCGAAACCGTGGCCCTGGACAAGGAGTTTCGCATCCGTATCGAGGACTACGCGCGCCCCAACGGCGGCATCATCTTTCCCAATCCCAATGCGCCGACCGGCTGCCTGCTGCCGCTTGAGAGCATCGAGCGGTTGCTCGAGGGCAATCCGGACTCGGTGGTGGTGGTGGACGAGGCCTATGTGGATTTCGGTGGCGAGACGGCGATCAGCCTCGTCGACCGCCATGACAATCTCCTGGTGACCCAGACCCTGTCCAAGTCGCGCTCCCTCGCCGGGCTGCGGGTCGGCCTGGCGGTCGGCCACTCGGAGCTGATCGAGGCGCTGGAGCGGATCAAGAACAGCTTCAATTCTTATCCGCTGGACCGCATGGCCATTGCCGGGGCGGCAGCGGCCTTCGAGGATCGTGCCTACTTCGAGCAGACTTGCCGGCAGGTCATCGCCAGTCGCGGACAACTGGTCGGCGAACTACAACATCTGGGCTTCGAGGTACTGCCGTCGGCAGCCAATTTCATCTTCGCCCGACATCCCGAGCGCGATGCCGAGGAGCTGGCGGCAGGGCTGCGCGAGCAGGGGGTGATCGTTCGTCATTTCAAGCAGGAGCGGATTCGCCAGTTCCTGCGTATCACCGTCGGTACTCCGGAGCAGAATCAGGCGCTGATCGACGTGCTGGAGACTCTCTGCTGA
- the hisD gene encoding histidinol dehydrogenase, protein MTASLALRRLDAADPDFARHLDHLLSWESVSDEAVNQRVLDIIQAVRERGDAAVVEFTQRFDSVEAGSMAELILPRERLELALTRISPDQREALEKAAERVRLYHERQKQDSWTYTEADGTVLGQQVTPLDRAGLYVPGGKAAYPSSVLMNAIPAKVAGVAEVVMVVPTPRGELNELVLAAACVAGVDRVFTIGGAQAVAALAYGTESVPQVDKIVGPGNIYVATAKRHVFGQVGIDMIAGPSEILVVCDGQSDPDWIAMDLFSQAEHDEDAQSILVSPDAGFLERVAESIARLLPTMERAEIIRTSLEGRGAFIRVADMEQAIAVANRIAPEHLELSVADPQQWLPKIRHAGAIFMGRYTAEALGDYCAGPNHVLPTSGTARFSSPLGVYDFQKRSSIIFCSATGASELGRTASVLARGESLTAHARSAEYRIKA, encoded by the coding sequence ATGACCGCATCCCTCGCCCTTCGCCGACTCGACGCTGCCGATCCGGACTTTGCGCGCCATCTGGATCATCTGCTGAGCTGGGAAAGCGTTTCCGATGAGGCCGTCAATCAGCGCGTGCTGGATATCATCCAGGCCGTACGCGAGCGTGGTGATGCTGCCGTAGTCGAATTCACCCAGCGCTTCGACAGCGTCGAGGCTGGCTCCATGGCCGAACTGATCTTGCCGCGCGAGCGTCTGGAATTGGCCTTGACACGCATCTCCCCGGATCAGCGCGAAGCTCTGGAAAAGGCTGCCGAGCGCGTGCGCCTGTATCACGAGCGGCAGAAGCAGGACTCCTGGACCTATACCGAGGCCGATGGCACCGTGCTCGGCCAGCAGGTCACCCCGCTCGACCGCGCCGGCCTGTATGTGCCGGGCGGAAAAGCGGCCTATCCGTCCTCTGTGCTGATGAATGCCATTCCGGCCAAGGTGGCCGGTGTCGCCGAGGTGGTGATGGTGGTGCCGACTCCGCGTGGCGAACTCAACGAACTGGTGCTGGCTGCCGCCTGCGTGGCCGGCGTCGATCGCGTGTTCACCATCGGCGGGGCCCAGGCCGTGGCCGCGCTGGCTTATGGCACCGAGAGCGTGCCGCAGGTGGACAAGATCGTCGGTCCCGGCAACATCTATGTAGCCACGGCCAAGCGCCACGTATTCGGTCAAGTCGGCATCGACATGATCGCCGGCCCCTCGGAGATCCTGGTGGTCTGCGATGGGCAGAGCGACCCGGACTGGATCGCCATGGACCTGTTCTCCCAAGCCGAGCACGACGAGGATGCCCAGTCGATCCTGGTGAGTCCGGATGCCGGCTTTCTCGAGAGGGTGGCCGAGAGCATCGCCCGTCTGCTGCCGACCATGGAGCGCGCCGAGATCATCCGTACCTCGCTGGAGGGGCGCGGTGCGTTTATCCGGGTGGCCGACATGGAGCAGGCCATCGCCGTGGCCAACCGTATCGCCCCCGAGCACCTCGAACTGTCGGTGGCCGACCCGCAGCAGTGGCTGCCGAAGATCCGCCATGCCGGCGCCATCTTCATGGGGCGCTATACCGCCGAGGCCCTGGGTGACTATTGCGCCGGTCCCAACCATGTTCTGCCGACTTCCGGTACCGCACGTTTCTCGTCGCCGCTAGGCGTGTACGATTTCCAGAAACGCTCGTCGATTATCTTTTGCTCGGCAACCGGGGCTTCCGAACTGGGCAGAACCGCGTCGGTGCTGGCTCGTGGCGAATCCCTGACGGCCCATGCGCGCAGCGCCGAATACCGGATTAAGGCCTGA
- the hisG gene encoding ATP phosphoribosyltransferase produces the protein MLTIALSKGRILDDTLPLLAEAGIVPIENPDKSRKLIIPTSQEDVRLLIVRATDVPTYVENGAADLGIAGKDVLMEYGGQGLYEPLDLKIANCKLMTAGQVGAEAPRGRLRVATKFVNVAKRYYAEQGRQVDIIKLYGSMELAPLVGLADKIIDVVDTGNTLRANGLEPQELIATISSRLIVNKASMKMQHARIQALIDTLREAVETRHPA, from the coding sequence ATGCTTACCATTGCCCTGTCCAAAGGCCGGATTCTCGATGACACACTGCCGCTGCTCGCAGAGGCCGGCATCGTGCCGATCGAGAATCCGGATAAAAGCCGCAAGCTCATCATCCCCACCAGTCAGGAGGATGTGCGTCTGCTGATCGTCCGCGCCACCGACGTGCCGACCTATGTCGAAAACGGTGCTGCCGACCTGGGGATCGCCGGCAAGGATGTACTGATGGAGTATGGCGGCCAGGGCTTGTACGAGCCTCTCGACCTGAAGATCGCCAACTGCAAGCTGATGACTGCCGGCCAGGTCGGAGCCGAGGCCCCCAGGGGGCGTCTGCGGGTCGCCACCAAGTTCGTCAATGTAGCCAAGCGCTATTATGCCGAGCAGGGTCGCCAGGTGGACATCATCAAGCTCTATGGCTCCATGGAGCTGGCACCGCTCGTGGGGCTGGCCGACAAGATCATCGACGTGGTCGATACCGGCAATACACTGCGTGCCAATGGCCTAGAGCCCCAGGAGCTGATCGCCACTATCAGTTCGCGCCTGATCGTCAACAAGGCTTCGATGAAGATGCAGCATGCCCGCATCCAGGCCCTGATCGACACCCTGCGCGAAGCCGTCGAGACCCGACACCCTGCCTGA